One segment of Phaeacidiphilus oryzae TH49 DNA contains the following:
- a CDS encoding glycosyltransferase, whose product MDDEILRMCRRPPVELEVIIPALNEEWRLPDTLSQVIGHLSTLAWPSAVVVVDNGSVDRTAETIDRFRNETVRVFAIGCSERGKGAAVRRGILTSSAKFLGFIDADNATPITAVDDALQLLHAGYDAAIASRHALGARYEVEQPLVRRGGSWLFRRIVRMSLPEFTDTQCGFKFFDGRLVREIAAGCRIDGFAFDVEMLVRMVRAGHTFAEVPVAWSDVAGSTFSVRRDALRTMADLLRISAPGGLK is encoded by the coding sequence GTGGATGACGAGATCTTGCGGATGTGTCGGCGTCCGCCCGTGGAGCTAGAGGTGATCATTCCGGCCCTCAACGAGGAGTGGCGCCTTCCGGATACCCTTTCGCAGGTAATCGGACATCTGTCCACCCTTGCTTGGCCGTCGGCGGTCGTAGTGGTGGACAATGGGAGCGTCGATCGCACCGCGGAAACCATCGACCGTTTTCGAAACGAGACCGTCCGGGTCTTTGCGATCGGTTGTAGTGAACGCGGCAAAGGCGCTGCGGTGCGACGCGGCATTCTGACCTCCTCGGCGAAGTTCCTCGGTTTCATCGATGCCGACAATGCCACTCCGATCACCGCCGTGGATGACGCCCTGCAGCTCCTGCACGCCGGATACGATGCGGCCATAGCGTCTCGGCACGCCCTCGGCGCGCGCTACGAGGTCGAACAGCCCCTGGTGCGGAGGGGAGGCTCCTGGCTCTTCCGCAGGATCGTCCGGATGTCCCTGCCCGAGTTCACCGATACACAGTGCGGTTTCAAGTTCTTTGACGGCCGACTGGTACGCGAGATCGCCGCGGGGTGCCGGATCGACGGCTTCGCCTTCGATGTGGAGATGCTCGTCCGCATGGTACGTGCCGGCCACACCTTCGCAGAGGTGCCTGTCGCCTGGTCGGACGTCGCCGGATCGACCTTCTCGGTCCGGCGCGACGCTCTCCGGACCATGGCGGATCTGCTGCGGATCAGTGCTCCCGGGGGCCTGAAATGA
- a CDS encoding SCO1860 family LAETG-anchored protein, producing the protein MLSRIGMCAAAAALVVGAAPGSARAAGAADHGTAAATTAWVGLDVKLLNGGVDVPVALALNEIRAPGDTSRTAASLSARIDGVEGGSLELVRSDVGRTSATADADGSRASVDLLHARLRLPGLPFTDVLGLDEVSAVASCPAAGRPSSSADILGRVTLLGRPVRLTAYGPVRVAVPGIGSVALGLSEHRSDSDSAAASALRLTVSVNPLKLNVAQVTGTVTLGQVSCRKAAATGGGPGSGGSGATGSGGAAGGPQRSAPASAPVGGASPTPVGEAAVAARTTRLAESGGGGGAGYLVAAGAVLVALGAAVSLGVRRRRRAARR; encoded by the coding sequence ATGTTGTCGAGGATCGGGATGTGCGCGGCCGCGGCCGCGCTGGTGGTGGGGGCCGCGCCGGGGAGTGCGAGGGCGGCGGGGGCGGCGGATCACGGGACGGCCGCTGCCACGACCGCGTGGGTGGGGCTCGACGTCAAGCTGCTGAACGGCGGGGTGGACGTACCGGTCGCGCTGGCGCTCAACGAGATACGCGCGCCCGGTGACACCTCGCGGACGGCGGCCAGTCTCTCCGCGCGGATCGACGGGGTGGAGGGCGGATCTCTGGAGCTGGTGCGGTCCGACGTCGGGCGGACCTCGGCGACGGCGGACGCGGACGGCTCGCGGGCCTCGGTCGACCTGCTGCACGCCCGGCTCCGGCTGCCGGGGCTGCCGTTCACGGACGTCCTCGGGCTCGACGAGGTCAGCGCGGTGGCGAGCTGCCCGGCGGCCGGCCGGCCGAGCTCCTCGGCCGACATCCTGGGGCGGGTCACCCTTCTCGGCCGCCCGGTGAGGCTGACCGCGTACGGGCCGGTGCGGGTGGCGGTGCCGGGGATCGGGTCGGTGGCACTGGGGCTGTCGGAGCATCGCAGCGACAGCGATTCGGCGGCGGCGAGCGCGCTCCGGCTGACGGTGTCGGTCAACCCGCTGAAGCTGAACGTGGCGCAGGTGACGGGCACGGTGACGCTGGGCCAGGTGAGCTGCCGGAAGGCGGCGGCGACGGGTGGCGGCCCGGGCAGTGGGGGCTCGGGGGCGACGGGCAGCGGGGGAGCTGCGGGCGGTCCCCAGCGGTCGGCGCCGGCGTCCGCGCCGGTGGGGGGCGCGTCCCCGACGCCGGTCGGCGAGGCCGCGGTGGCGGCGAGGACGACCCGGCTGGCGGAGTCGGGCGGTGGCGGCGGAGCGGGGTACCTGGTCGCGGCCGGGGCCGTGCTGGTGGCGCTGGGGGCCGCGGTGTCACTGGGGGTGCGGCGGCGGAGGCGAGCCGCGCGGAGGTGA